The Brassica oleracea var. oleracea cultivar TO1000 chromosome C6, BOL, whole genome shotgun sequence genomic interval GTTTCAGGTGTTGTTAGTCATGGTTTTTTAGGGATTTTTACCATTGGTTTGAACATGTTATCTATTTTAAATTCCTCAGATAATCTCAATCTCAATGAGTGAATCTTATGGGTTAATTAATTATGTCACGGCTTAGTATATACATTTATAATTGAAATTATTCATATTGTGTTTTTATTCTTTAAAAAAAGATATGTTATAATGATGCTAATAAAATATAACCCGAGTGGCGTTTAGATTTAGCAAACTCATTTAGAGACCAACGAGAGTTGTCAAACGTGCACAATCACATTATCCACTAACCCACGAGAAGGTCCACCACTTTCCCTCCTTTTATTGTTCTTGCATATCAAGAAACCAAACTAGTCGACCTATATATATAATTTATAAATATTTAAGATATGTAATTTTTTTCCTTTTTTGCATTTAGATTTATATGCTAACATAGTATATCTATAACATTTACACTAAAAACATAGTATATCTATTTATTTATTCTTAAACATGGTATATCTATTTAAACAAAACTATATATATCTTATCACTTTCCTTAGATTATTACAAAATGTAAATGTAAACAAAAATATTAAAATTCTTTAAATTGTATTTGTTTTTCGTTTGTAGAAAATACTTGACAAAGGAATGCTCTTAAACTTTATCAACTGTGAAACATAATATTTCACATTTAGCAACGTAAAGAAAAATATTTCACATATAAAAGCAGGCAGACATTTCTAAGATCCAACATCTCTTTACCTCAGGTAGATGGCGTTCTGAATCTTTCGATCCATTTTGTCTCCTAATTGAAAAAGGTACATATAATGTGATATGTCTAAGAACCGACACTAGTCAGTATAAAGACAATTAATATTACAATTAAAACTAAATATAAGAATTAAAATAAAAACAAAAAAAAAGGAGATAGGGACTAAAATGAGCCACACCTACAACTTCCATGATCTTCTTCTCTCTATCTTTGACTATATAAACGAGAGCATATCTTATAACAAAATCGTTTGCCAACAAACGTCTCAACTTACATACACATCTTCCTTTTGCATACCCCCAACACTTCAATGGAGAACTCCGTAAACAACAGCTTGAAACGAGTGAGAATGATACACGAAGATGAAGATCAAAAAGAAGAGAGTAGTTGGATAATCTACTTTGGAGACATTGATCATGAAGAAGGCAGAGAAGAAACGATTCATTACTACGATAGTGACTCTTCCATGATCTCCGACGCTGCTTCACCTGTTCACATCACAAAGACTAATAATGTTGTTGGAAGAAAGGATTATAGCATTACTAAAAACCCTAAAAAGAGACGAATCATTCATCAACACAAAGAAGAAGAAAAACAAAAAAGAGAGGAGGAAGAAGAAGACACAGCCTCT includes:
- the LOC106297285 gene encoding uncharacterized protein LOC106297285; the protein is MENSVNNSLKRVRMIHEDEDQKEESSWIIYFGDIDHEEGREETIHYYDSDSSMISDAASPVHITKTNNVVGRKDYSITKNPKKRRIIHQHKEEEKQKREEEEEDTASSPSNKTKGLSVLDGAEYKAKHGKSVDNVTSEERGCLTDTVSKINEEFFLAELKKRGLCVVPLSMLSNFIG